The stretch of DNA TCGATGCATCATGAGGACGATTTAATTAAAACGGTTAGGATGAATTATCTATTTGATTTTTATCAATCACTTCTTACAGAAAAACAGCGCAATTATTTACGGCTCTTTTATTTGGAAGACTATGCTTTAAGTGAAATTGCAGAAACGTTTGAAGTGAGTCGGCAGGCCGTATATGATAACATAAGAAGAACTGGCGATTTAGTAGAAGATTATGAAAAGAAATTAGGGTTATATCGTCGCTTTACAAAACGACAAGAAATCTATCAATATATCCGTGAACATATCGATGAACCGGAACAAATTGAACATGCTATCCAAGAACTTGAAGAACTAGAATAAGGAGGGTTACTTTATGGCTTTTGAAGGATTATCTGAGCGACTGCAAGCCACGATGCAGAAAATTAAAGGTAAAGGTAAAGTAACTGAAGCTGATATCAAAGTCATGATGCGTGAAGTGCGCCTTGCTTTACTCGAAGCCGATGTTAACTTTAAAGTCGTTAAAAACTTTGTGAATACTGTTTCAGAGCGTGCATTAGGTTCTGACGTGATGAAATCATTAACGCCTGGACAACAAGTCATCAAAATCGTACAAGAAGAATTAACGGCATTAATGGGAGGGGACAACAGCACGATAACAATGGCTAAAAAGCCGCCGACTGTTGTCATGATGGTCGGATTACAAGGGGCCGGTAAAACGACAACAGCCGGTAAACTCGCACTATTAATGCGTAAAAAATACAACAAAAAACCATTGCTTGTTGCATGTGATATTTATCGTCCAGCTGCGATTAAACAATTACAAACAGTGGGTAAACAAATTGATATCCCCGTATACAGTGAAGGGGATCAAGTCCCGCCGCAACAGATTGTACAAAATGCGTTACAGCATGCGAAAGCGGAACATCTAGACTTTGTCATCGTCGATACTGCGGGACGATTACACATCGATGAAGCATTAATGAATGAATTGCAAGAAGTAAAAGAAATCTCAAAGCCAGACGAAATCATGCTTGTCGTTGACGCGATGACGGGGCAAGATGCTGTAAATGTAGCGGAATCCTTTGATCAACAATTAAATGTGACAGGTGTGACACTCACTAAATTAGATGGGGATACACGTGGTGGGGCAGCGCTCTCTATTCGTGCTGTCACTCAAAAGCCAATCAAGTTTATTGGGATGAGTGAAAAACTGGATGGTTTAGAACTTTTTCACCCAGAGCGTATGGCGTCTCGTATTTTAGGTATGGGAGATGTATTGAGTCTCATCGAAAAGGCACAGCAAGACGTGGATCAAGAAAAAGCTAAAGATTTAGAAAAGAAAATGCGGACGTCTACATTTACGTTAGAAGACTTTTTAGATCAACTCGATCAAGTGAAAAAATTAGGGCCCCTTGATGATATTATGAAAATGATACCGGGTATGAATAAAATGAAAGGATTGGATAAACTCAATATGAACGAGAAACAAATCGATCATATTAAGGCCATTATTCAGTCCATGACACCAGATGAACGTGAGGATCCAGCAAAATTAAACGTGTCGAGAAAACGTCGAATTGCTGCGGGTTCAGGGCGCTCATTACAAGAAGTCAATCGTTTATTGAAGCAGTTTAATGATATGAAAAAGATGATGAAGCAATTTACAGGTGGCGGTAAAGGTAAGAAAGGGAAACAGAATCAACTGCAAAACATGCTCAAAGGTATGAATTTGCCGTTTTAATTTCCATTTATAGCAACATCGGGTTGTGGTGACACATCTCGGTGTTTTTTTGCGCAGATTTTGAATTGAAAATCATTCGGTTTTTATAGCATGTTGCGCTTTTAAAAAGTCTCAACAAAAATCAGCTCATGTTCTGAAAGTGTACGCCCTTTTTTATCATTGTGGAATATTTTAAACAAAAGAGCGACTTATAAAAATTAAAACAATATCACCACATGAATCTATTTTATATTATAATAGGTTGCAACATAGCTAAAAATAAGGGTGAAACGGGTTTTGTTCGTGCGTCATGAATGGGATAAAGGGATAGACCAGTTCATATCTAACAGCTATGGATAAGGGAAAGTGTCAGAGGAATAGGGCGTGCGGATCATTTCCATCAATGATTCAATGCATGTCATGTGGTGAAAAGAAAGGGAGACCTATTGACAGAAAATGTGTTTGTCTAGGGAAGGACGTAGGGCCGTCATAAATGGGGGATGTTGAATGATAAATGAAATCGAACTCAAACTTCAAACAATTTTACATGATGATGAGAAAATTTTGTCATTAACTCAAAAAGATGCGAAAAGTTCTATTTACGTATTATTTCAAAAGGGAGCTTTCGCTTATATGCCGATACGAATTAGTGATCATAAAAATCATACGTATTTTTCTAACAAAAGTTTTTATACAAAAAGAGGGGAAGTGAGGATACTTAATCAAATTCGACAACATCTTGATCATAGTGGGTGGTATATTTTTACATATCAAGATTTTTTTACTTTAAAAATTGTAATGCGGTTAACCTATAAAAACTTGAGAATTTATGTTGATAATTCAATGGGGATTTTTGATGGTGCGATGATGGGGTTGTTGTTCTATCAAATCA from Staphylococcus lutrae encodes:
- a CDS encoding putative DNA-binding protein encodes the protein MHHEDDLIKTVRMNYLFDFYQSLLTEKQRNYLRLFYLEDYALSEIAETFEVSRQAVYDNIRRTGDLVEDYEKKLGLYRRFTKRQEIYQYIREHIDEPEQIEHAIQELEELE
- the ffh gene encoding signal recognition particle protein, coding for MAFEGLSERLQATMQKIKGKGKVTEADIKVMMREVRLALLEADVNFKVVKNFVNTVSERALGSDVMKSLTPGQQVIKIVQEELTALMGGDNSTITMAKKPPTVVMMVGLQGAGKTTTAGKLALLMRKKYNKKPLLVACDIYRPAAIKQLQTVGKQIDIPVYSEGDQVPPQQIVQNALQHAKAEHLDFVIVDTAGRLHIDEALMNELQEVKEISKPDEIMLVVDAMTGQDAVNVAESFDQQLNVTGVTLTKLDGDTRGGAALSIRAVTQKPIKFIGMSEKLDGLELFHPERMASRILGMGDVLSLIEKAQQDVDQEKAKDLEKKMRTSTFTLEDFLDQLDQVKKLGPLDDIMKMIPGMNKMKGLDKLNMNEKQIDHIKAIIQSMTPDEREDPAKLNVSRKRRIAAGSGRSLQEVNRLLKQFNDMKKMMKQFTGGGKGKKGKQNQLQNMLKGMNLPF